The following are from one region of the Haemophilus parainfluenzae genome:
- the tldD gene encoding metalloprotease TldD, which produces MLKQVSDTLLAPSNLSHQSLLNIFDVMSHRHIDYADLYFQLSQDESWVLEDSIIKEGGFHIDRGVGVRAVSGEKTGFAYSDQINLASLQQCAEAVKGIAQIKEGNLISPQAFNAVNAVQRYAAINPLESLSKEKKIELLHLVDRTARAEDPRVTHVSAALSSIYEEVLVVATDGTLAADIRPLVRLSISVLVEEDGKRERGSCGSGGRFGLDWFFEVVNGDIRAVNFAKEAVRQALVNLSAVAAPAGLMPVVLGAGWPGVLLHEAVGHGLEGDFNRKESSLFTGKIGELVTSPLCTIVDDGTLQNRRGSLTIDDEGVPSQCNVLIKDGILQGYMQDKLNARLMGVKPTGNGRRESYAHLPMPRMTNTYMLAGQSKFDDLIASVDRGIYAPHFGGGQVDITSGKFVFSTSEAYLIEKGKITKPVKGATLIGSGIDVMQKVSMVADETDLDLGIGVCGKDGQSVPVSVGQPALKIDEITVGGTN; this is translated from the coding sequence ATGTTAAAACAGGTTTCAGATACCTTACTTGCACCAAGCAATTTATCTCATCAATCATTGCTTAATATTTTTGATGTAATGTCGCATCGTCATATTGATTATGCGGATCTTTATTTCCAATTGAGCCAAGATGAAAGCTGGGTATTAGAAGATAGCATTATTAAAGAAGGTGGCTTTCATATTGATCGCGGTGTTGGGGTGCGCGCAGTTTCTGGAGAGAAAACAGGCTTTGCGTATTCCGATCAAATTAACTTAGCGTCATTACAACAATGTGCAGAGGCCGTAAAAGGTATCGCACAAATTAAAGAAGGCAATTTAATTTCGCCTCAAGCATTTAATGCGGTGAATGCGGTTCAGCGTTATGCAGCGATTAACCCGTTAGAAAGTTTAAGCAAAGAGAAAAAGATCGAATTATTACACCTTGTGGATCGAACAGCACGAGCTGAAGATCCTCGAGTTACCCATGTTTCCGCGGCATTAAGTTCGATTTATGAAGAAGTGTTAGTAGTCGCAACAGATGGCACACTTGCTGCAGATATTCGCCCGCTTGTGCGTTTATCCATTTCTGTTCTCGTGGAAGAAGATGGTAAACGTGAGCGGGGTAGTTGTGGTTCAGGTGGACGCTTTGGCTTAGATTGGTTCTTTGAAGTAGTAAATGGGGATATTCGTGCCGTTAATTTTGCAAAAGAAGCCGTTCGTCAAGCCCTTGTGAATCTAAGTGCGGTCGCTGCACCAGCAGGATTAATGCCGGTGGTATTGGGAGCCGGCTGGCCCGGTGTGTTGCTTCATGAAGCAGTAGGACACGGTTTGGAAGGGGATTTCAACCGCAAAGAAAGTTCCTTATTTACGGGTAAAATTGGTGAGTTGGTGACATCGCCATTATGTACGATTGTGGATGACGGTACATTACAAAATCGCCGAGGTTCTTTAACCATTGATGATGAAGGTGTGCCAAGTCAATGTAACGTTTTAATCAAAGATGGGATTTTGCAAGGCTATATGCAAGATAAACTCAATGCACGATTAATGGGCGTGAAACCGACAGGAAATGGTCGTCGTGAATCTTATGCGCATTTGCCAATGCCGCGAATGACGAATACCTATATGTTGGCTGGTCAAAGTAAATTTGATGATTTAATCGCTTCTGTGGATCGCGGTATTTATGCACCGCACTTCGGTGGTGGGCAAGTGGATATCACCTCAGGTAAATTTGTGTTCTCGACATCTGAAGCTTATCTCATTGAAAAAGGTAAAATCACGAAACCGGTTAAAGGGGCGACATTAATTGGCAGCGGTATTGATGTGATGCAAAAAGTCTCTATGGTGGCAGATGAAACCGATTTGGATCTCGGGATCGGCGTTTGTGGCAAAGATGGCCAAAGCGTGCCGGTCAGCGTTGGTCAGCCCGCCTTGAAAATTGATGAAATTACCGTTGGTGGTACAAATTAA
- the rsmI gene encoding 16S rRNA (cytidine(1402)-2'-O)-methyltransferase: protein MNDLTGILYIVATPIGNLQDITQRALETFSHVDLIAAEDTRHSGLLLSHYGIKKPFFALHDHNEQEKAHVLVEKLKQGTNIALISDAGTPLISDPGFHLVRQCREAGIKVVPLPGACAAITALCASGIASDRFCFEGFLPAKTKARKDKLENIAEEDRTLIFYESTHRILDTLADMQDVLGGERYVVLAREITKTWETIAGDKLRDLRQWLSEDPNRTKGEMVLIVEGKPKSEDSDEFAPQAIKALTLIAKELPLKKAAAIVAELYGYKKNALYQFGLDNLD, encoded by the coding sequence ATGAATGATTTAACCGGAATTTTATATATTGTCGCTACGCCAATCGGGAATTTACAAGATATTACACAACGTGCTTTAGAGACCTTTTCGCATGTAGATTTAATTGCCGCGGAAGATACGCGCCACAGTGGTTTATTGCTTAGTCATTATGGTATCAAAAAGCCGTTTTTCGCCTTGCATGATCACAACGAACAAGAAAAAGCTCATGTTTTGGTCGAAAAGCTAAAACAAGGCACCAATATTGCATTAATTTCAGATGCGGGAACCCCTTTAATTAGCGATCCGGGTTTTCATTTAGTGCGTCAATGTCGTGAGGCTGGCATTAAAGTGGTGCCATTACCAGGTGCTTGTGCAGCGATTACTGCATTATGCGCATCGGGAATCGCCTCAGACCGTTTTTGTTTTGAAGGCTTTTTACCGGCCAAAACCAAGGCGCGTAAAGATAAGTTAGAAAATATCGCAGAAGAAGACCGCACTTTAATCTTCTATGAATCAACCCACCGCATTTTAGATACCCTTGCCGATATGCAAGATGTATTAGGTGGTGAACGCTATGTAGTACTTGCACGTGAAATTACGAAAACATGGGAAACCATTGCAGGGGATAAATTAAGAGATCTTCGTCAATGGTTAAGTGAAGATCCGAATCGCACGAAAGGTGAGATGGTGTTAATCGTGGAAGGTAAACCAAAATCAGAAGATAGCGACGAATTTGCACCACAAGCAATTAAAGCGCTCACTTTGATAGCTAAAGAATTACCTTTAAAAAAAGCCGCAGCGATTGTGGCTGAACTTTATGGTTATAAGAAAAATGCCTTATACCAATTTGGATTGGATAATTTAGATTAG
- a CDS encoding penicillin-binding protein activator, giving the protein MSILLQGGRFKKRLMPILLSVALAGCSNLFGSSFTQTLQRDANASSEFYMNKLGQTQDKEDQQTYKLLAARVLISENKVPQAEELLTELVDLNEAQQLDRTLIEARIAAAKGNNDVAEGKLRALDLTKLSPSQKSRYYETFAQTAENRKDVIEAVKARIKMDENLTDMQRRKDNVDKTWSLLRSANTAVINNASDEGSVALGGWLTLIKAYNDNIRQPVQLSQVLQSWKSAYPNHVASTFFPKELESLLNFQQTNLAQIGLVLPLSGDGQILGTTIQSGFNDAKGDSTIPVQVFDSSTTPINDILAQAKASGIKALVGPLLKQNVDAIIANPSAVQGMDVLTLNATANTQAINKVCYYGLSPEDEAESAANKMWKDGIRNPIVAMPQNDLGQRVGNAFNVRWQRLAGTDANIRYYNLPADITYFFQGAPQDTSALYVISSPDELAEIKGYLDTSNPNVRIYASSRSNAASNTPEYYAKMNGVQFSDIPFFKQSDSSQYQKVAGSTGGEFQLMRLYAMGSDAWLLINHFNELRQVPGYTLSGLTGQLSADSNCDVDRDMTWYQVQDGNVVAVAN; this is encoded by the coding sequence ATGTCTATTCTATTACAAGGCGGTCGTTTTAAAAAACGTTTAATGCCGATTTTATTGTCTGTTGCGTTAGCAGGTTGTTCTAACTTATTTGGCAGCAGCTTCACCCAAACATTACAGCGTGATGCCAATGCAAGTTCTGAATTTTATATGAACAAATTAGGGCAAACACAGGATAAAGAAGATCAACAAACATACAAACTCTTAGCCGCTCGTGTATTAATTTCTGAAAATAAAGTACCCCAAGCGGAAGAGCTATTAACGGAGTTAGTTGACTTAAACGAAGCGCAACAATTAGATCGTACGTTAATTGAAGCGCGCATCGCCGCAGCAAAAGGCAATAATGATGTTGCTGAAGGTAAATTACGTGCACTCGATCTGACTAAATTAAGTCCATCACAAAAATCTCGTTATTACGAAACCTTTGCTCAAACAGCTGAAAATCGTAAAGACGTGATTGAAGCGGTGAAAGCGCGTATCAAAATGGATGAAAACTTAACAGACATGCAACGTCGTAAAGATAATGTTGATAAAACTTGGTCGTTACTCCGTTCTGCAAATACTGCTGTTATCAATAATGCCTCAGATGAAGGTAGCGTAGCATTAGGTGGTTGGCTCACCTTGATTAAAGCTTATAACGACAACATCCGTCAGCCAGTACAATTAAGCCAAGTATTGCAAAGCTGGAAATCCGCTTATCCAAATCACGTTGCGTCAACCTTTTTCCCTAAAGAGCTAGAAAGCTTGTTGAATTTCCAACAAACGAATTTAGCTCAAATTGGTTTAGTCTTACCTTTAAGCGGTGATGGCCAAATTTTAGGTACAACGATTCAATCAGGTTTCAATGATGCAAAAGGTGATTCAACCATTCCGGTACAAGTGTTTGACTCATCAACTACCCCGATTAATGACATTCTTGCACAAGCAAAAGCATCGGGTATTAAAGCGTTAGTAGGTCCATTACTTAAACAAAACGTCGATGCCATCATTGCGAATCCAAGTGCTGTGCAAGGCATGGATGTACTCACATTAAATGCCACAGCAAATACACAAGCGATTAACAAAGTATGTTATTACGGTTTATCGCCGGAAGATGAAGCAGAATCTGCGGCGAACAAAATGTGGAAAGACGGTATTCGCAATCCAATCGTTGCAATGCCACAAAATGACTTAGGACAACGTGTTGGTAATGCGTTCAACGTACGTTGGCAACGTTTAGCGGGTACCGATGCGAATATTCGTTACTATAACTTACCAGCTGATATTACCTACTTCTTCCAAGGTGCGCCGCAAGATACAAGTGCACTTTATGTCATCTCTTCACCAGATGAATTGGCTGAAATCAAAGGTTATTTAGATACCAGCAATCCGAACGTTCGTATTTATGCAAGCTCTCGTTCTAACGCGGCAAGTAATACACCAGAATACTATGCGAAAATGAATGGCGTTCAATTTAGTGATATTCCATTCTTTAAACAAAGCGATTCTTCACAATATCAAAAAGTGGCTGGCTCAACCGGTGGTGAATTCCAATTAATGCGTTTATATGCAATGGGTTCTGATGCATGGTTGCTCATCAATCACTTTAATGAATTACGCCAAGTACCAGGTTACACCTTAAGCGGTTTAACCGGTCAGCTTAGCGCGGATTCAAACTGTGATGTGGATCGCGATATGACATGGTATCAAGTACAAGATGGTAACGTGGTAGCGGTTGCGAACTAA
- a CDS encoding YraN family protein yields the protein MFSLKRQQGAGFEHQARLFLEAKGLKFIAANQHFKCGELDLIMQDGQTIVFVEVRQRSSSAFGSAVESVDWQKQQKWLDAANLWLAKRNLSLEDADCRFDLIAFGKNASDIQWIPNFLD from the coding sequence ATGTTTTCATTAAAACGTCAACAAGGGGCGGGCTTTGAACATCAAGCCCGCCTTTTCTTAGAGGCTAAGGGGCTTAAATTCATCGCGGCGAATCAACATTTCAAATGCGGTGAATTAGATCTCATTATGCAAGACGGGCAAACCATTGTATTTGTTGAAGTTCGTCAACGATCCAGCTCAGCATTCGGATCCGCTGTTGAAAGCGTGGATTGGCAAAAGCAACAAAAATGGCTAGATGCCGCAAATTTATGGCTTGCCAAACGTAACCTAAGCCTTGAAGATGCGGATTGTCGTTTTGATCTTATCGCCTTTGGAAAAAACGCCAGTGATATCCAATGGATTCCTAATTTTCTCGATTAA
- a CDS encoding D-sedoheptulose-7-phosphate isomerase, with protein sequence MLQKVKDIYSESIQIQISASSLLSENIATATQMVMQCLLSGHKVIACGVARSYANAQFLVSNLLNRYDFERPSLPSVHLSLESAVGSSLVFDQPIDQLYQHQFNAIAKPGDLLIAFAPLGTEKAVLNTIANAVNKEIQVIALTGANNDAIQGVLAEADLEISIPATKEARILENHLFVINALCELVDSTLFPRA encoded by the coding sequence ATGTTACAAAAAGTTAAAGATATTTATAGCGAAAGTATTCAGATTCAAATCTCTGCTTCTAGCCTATTATCAGAAAATATTGCCACTGCCACACAAATGGTCATGCAATGTTTGTTAAGTGGTCATAAAGTGATTGCCTGTGGCGTCGCTCGCTCTTACGCGAATGCACAATTCTTAGTGTCAAATTTGCTTAATCGTTACGATTTCGAGCGCCCTAGCCTGCCATCCGTACATCTTAGCCTTGAAAGTGCGGTCGGTTCTTCACTGGTTTTTGATCAACCTATCGATCAGCTTTATCAACATCAATTTAACGCTATCGCGAAGCCCGGTGACTTATTGATCGCCTTTGCCCCGCTTGGAACAGAAAAAGCGGTACTGAATACGATTGCGAATGCCGTCAACAAAGAAATTCAGGTCATTGCCTTAACCGGCGCAAACAATGATGCGATTCAAGGTGTGTTAGCTGAAGCGGATTTAGAAATCTCGATTCCCGCGACGAAAGAAGCACGGATTTTGGAAAATCATTTATTTGTCATTAATGCTCTTTGTGAGCTTGTTGATAGCACGCTTTTCCCAAGAGCTTGA
- the dolP gene encoding division/outer membrane stress-associated lipid-binding lipoprotein yields MKLTPLKKLAFVLGASIMLQGCVAAVLGGAAAGAKVATDPRTMGTQVDDETLEIKVENALDKDAQIKSEGRVHAVSYSGRVLLIGQVPSEGVKETATSLAKGVDGVNDVYNELRVGNKINFGQITKDSWITTQIKSKLFVGDNVKATDVKVITENGEVFLLGNVTQSQGDSAAEIASKVSGVQKVVKVFKYLN; encoded by the coding sequence ATGAAATTAACCCCATTAAAAAAACTCGCCTTCGTACTTGGTGCATCAATTATGTTACAAGGCTGTGTGGCTGCTGTACTTGGTGGCGCGGCTGCTGGTGCTAAAGTTGCAACGGATCCTCGCACAATGGGTACGCAAGTCGATGATGAAACGTTAGAAATAAAAGTTGAAAATGCATTAGATAAAGATGCACAAATTAAATCAGAAGGTCGTGTACATGCCGTTTCTTATAGTGGTCGTGTATTATTGATTGGTCAAGTGCCGAGTGAAGGCGTGAAAGAAACCGCAACCAGTCTTGCAAAAGGCGTGGACGGTGTGAATGACGTCTATAATGAATTACGTGTGGGCAATAAAATTAACTTTGGTCAAATTACTAAAGACAGCTGGATTACCACACAAATCAAATCAAAACTCTTCGTTGGCGATAATGTAAAAGCAACAGATGTGAAAGTGATCACCGAAAATGGTGAAGTATTCTTACTCGGAAACGTCACTCAATCACAAGGTGACTCAGCGGCAGAAATTGCAAGTAAAGTTTCTGGTGTTCAAAAAGTCGTCAAAGTATTTAAATACTTGAATTAA
- the nrdA gene encoding class 1a ribonucleoside-diphosphate reductase subunit alpha: MNKGLMVTKRDGTLEQINLDKIHRVITWAAEGLENVSVSQVELRSHIQFYEGIRTSDIHETIIKAAADLISKDTPDYQYLAARLAVFHLRKKAYGHFDPPRLYDHVKKLVRMGKYDPALLADYTREEWDEMDGFIDHWRDMTFSYAAVKQLEGKYLVQNRVTGEIYESAQFLYLLVAASLFSKYPQETRLDYIRRFYDATSTFKISLPTPIMAGVRTPTRQFSSCVLIECGDSLDSINATSAAIVKYVSQRAGIGVNAGAIRALGSPIRGGEAFHTGCIPFYKHFQSAVKSCSQGGVRGGAATVYYPIWHLEVESLLVLKNNRGVEDNRVRHMDYGVQLNKLMYQRLIKGADITLFSPSDVPGLYEAFFADQDKFEELYVKYEQDPNIRKRSVKAVELFSLLMQERASTGRIYIQNVDHCNTHSPFDPLVAPVRQSNLCLEIALPTKPLQHFHDENGEIALCTLSAFNLGKLDNLDELENLADLAVRALDALLDYQDYPVPAAKRSSLGRRSLGIGVINYAYYLAKNGVRYSDGSANDLTHRTFEAIQYYLLKASMNLAKELGACEYFNETNYAKGILPIDTYKKDIDNLTQEPLHYDWETLRQEIKEFGLRNSTLTALMPSETSSQISNATNGIEPPRGHVSIKASKDGILRQVVPDYENLSDNYELLWDIPSNDGYLHLVGIMQKFVDQAISANTNYDPKRFEDGKVPMKVLLKDLLTAYKYGLKTLYYQNTRDGAEDSQEDLDDGCAGGACKI, translated from the coding sequence ATGAACAAAGGATTAATGGTTACGAAGCGCGATGGTACGCTTGAACAAATCAATTTAGACAAAATTCACCGTGTGATTACTTGGGCGGCTGAAGGCTTGGAAAACGTCTCTGTTTCTCAAGTTGAATTGCGTTCTCATATTCAATTTTATGAAGGCATTCGCACGTCTGATATTCACGAAACGATTATTAAAGCAGCTGCAGACCTAATCAGCAAAGATACCCCTGATTATCAATATCTTGCTGCACGCCTTGCCGTTTTCCATTTACGTAAAAAAGCGTATGGCCATTTTGATCCGCCTCGTTTATACGATCATGTGAAAAAATTAGTGCGCATGGGCAAATATGATCCTGCACTTTTAGCCGACTATACTCGTGAAGAATGGGATGAAATGGACGGGTTTATTGATCACTGGCGTGATATGACCTTTTCTTATGCCGCAGTAAAACAATTAGAAGGAAAATACTTAGTTCAAAACCGTGTAACCGGTGAGATTTATGAATCTGCACAATTTCTTTATTTATTAGTTGCAGCGAGCTTATTCTCAAAATATCCACAAGAAACCCGTTTGGATTACATTCGTCGTTTCTACGATGCAACCTCAACCTTTAAGATTTCTTTACCAACGCCTATTATGGCGGGGGTTCGTACGCCTACGCGTCAATTCAGCTCTTGCGTATTGATTGAATGTGGTGACAGCTTAGACTCTATCAATGCTACCTCTGCAGCAATCGTAAAATACGTTTCACAACGTGCAGGTATCGGGGTGAATGCAGGTGCAATTCGTGCGTTAGGTAGCCCTATTCGTGGTGGTGAAGCCTTCCATACTGGCTGTATTCCATTCTATAAACACTTCCAAAGTGCCGTCAAATCTTGTTCACAAGGTGGCGTACGTGGTGGTGCGGCGACAGTTTACTACCCGATTTGGCACTTAGAAGTTGAAAGCTTATTAGTATTGAAAAATAACCGTGGCGTGGAAGATAACCGTGTTCGTCACATGGACTACGGCGTACAGTTAAACAAATTAATGTATCAACGCTTAATTAAAGGCGCAGATATTACTTTATTTAGTCCTTCAGATGTACCTGGACTTTATGAAGCCTTCTTTGCTGATCAAGATAAATTTGAAGAACTTTACGTGAAATACGAACAGGATCCAAATATTCGTAAACGTTCTGTAAAAGCGGTTGAGTTATTCTCTTTATTGATGCAAGAACGTGCATCAACTGGTCGTATTTATATCCAAAACGTGGATCACTGTAATACCCATTCACCGTTTGATCCGCTTGTTGCACCGGTGCGCCAATCTAACTTATGTTTAGAAATTGCATTACCAACTAAACCATTACAACATTTCCATGATGAAAATGGTGAAATTGCCCTTTGTACACTTTCAGCGTTTAACTTGGGTAAATTAGATAATTTAGATGAGCTAGAAAACCTAGCCGATCTTGCGGTACGTGCATTAGATGCATTACTTGATTACCAAGACTACCCTGTTCCTGCGGCGAAACGCTCTTCATTAGGTCGTCGTTCACTTGGTATCGGTGTGATTAACTATGCTTATTACCTCGCGAAAAATGGCGTGCGTTATTCTGATGGCTCAGCGAACGATTTAACTCACCGTACGTTTGAAGCGATTCAATACTATCTATTAAAAGCTTCTATGAACTTAGCAAAAGAATTAGGTGCATGCGAATACTTCAATGAAACCAATTACGCGAAAGGTATTTTGCCAATCGATACCTATAAGAAAGATATTGATAACTTAACGCAAGAACCATTGCATTATGATTGGGAAACGTTACGTCAAGAAATCAAAGAATTCGGTTTACGTAACTCAACCTTAACCGCATTAATGCCGTCAGAAACCTCTTCACAGATTTCTAACGCAACAAATGGTATCGAGCCGCCACGTGGTCATGTAAGTATTAAAGCTTCAAAAGATGGTATCTTAAGACAAGTTGTACCAGATTATGAGAACTTAAGTGACAACTACGAGTTGCTTTGGGATATTCCAAGCAATGATGGTTACTTACACTTAGTGGGCATCATGCAAAAATTCGTGGATCAAGCGATCTCTGCAAATACCAACTACGATCCAAAACGTTTTGAAGACGGTAAAGTGCCGATGAAAGTATTGTTAAAAGATCTTTTAACTGCTTACAAATACGGCTTAAAAACCCTCTACTATCAAAACACCCGTGATGGTGCGGAAGACAGTCAAGAAGATTTAGATGATGGCTGTGCAGGCGGTGCTTGTAAGATTTAA
- the nrdB gene encoding class Ia ribonucleoside-diphosphate reductase subunit beta yields MAYTTFSQTKNDQLKEPMFFGQNVNVARYDQQKYETFEKLIEKQLSFFWRPEEVDVSQDRIDYAALPEHEKHIFISNLKYQTLLDSIQGRSPNVALLPLVSIPELETWIETWTFSETIHSRSYTHIIRNIVNDPSIVFDDIVTNEEIIKRARDISSYYDDLIRDSQLYSLYGEGTYTVDGKECVVTLRNLKKQLYLCLMSVNALEAIRFYVSFACSFAFAERQLMEGNAKIIKFIARDEALHLTGTQHILNIMAAGQDDPEMAEIAEECKQEAYDLFLAAAEQEKEWADYLFKDGSMIGLNKDILVQYVEYITNIRMQAVGLPLPFGARSNPIPWINAWLVSDNVQVAPQEVEVSSYLVGQIDSKVDTNDFGDFDL; encoded by the coding sequence ATGGCATACACCACTTTCTCACAAACCAAAAACGACCAATTAAAAGAGCCTATGTTCTTTGGTCAAAACGTTAACGTTGCGCGTTACGATCAACAAAAATATGAGACGTTTGAAAAGCTCATTGAAAAACAACTTTCCTTCTTCTGGCGTCCGGAAGAAGTGGATGTGTCGCAAGACCGTATCGACTATGCCGCGTTACCTGAGCATGAAAAGCACATTTTCATCAGTAACTTAAAATATCAAACCCTATTAGATTCTATTCAAGGCCGTAGCCCGAACGTCGCATTATTACCGTTAGTGTCTATTCCTGAATTAGAAACTTGGATCGAGACTTGGACCTTCTCAGAAACCATCCACTCTCGTTCTTACACACACATCATTCGTAACATTGTGAACGATCCCTCTATCGTGTTTGATGACATCGTGACGAACGAAGAAATCATCAAACGTGCACGTGACATTTCTTCTTATTACGATGATTTAATCCGTGATAGCCAACTTTACAGCTTGTATGGTGAAGGTACTTACACGGTAGATGGTAAAGAATGTGTGGTGACATTACGCAACTTGAAAAAACAACTTTACCTTTGCTTGATGAGTGTAAACGCACTTGAAGCGATTCGTTTCTATGTATCCTTCGCTTGTTCGTTTGCCTTTGCAGAGCGTCAATTAATGGAAGGTAATGCGAAAATTATTAAATTTATCGCTCGTGATGAAGCCTTACACTTAACCGGTACGCAACACATTTTAAACATTATGGCTGCCGGTCAAGATGATCCTGAAATGGCTGAAATTGCAGAAGAATGTAAACAAGAAGCCTACGATTTATTCTTAGCGGCAGCGGAACAAGAAAAAGAATGGGCGGATTACTTGTTCAAAGATGGGTCAATGATTGGTTTGAACAAAGACATTTTGGTGCAATACGTGGAATATATCACGAATATCCGTATGCAAGCCGTTGGGCTTCCATTACCATTTGGTGCACGTTCAAACCCAATTCCATGGATTAACGCATGGCTTGTTTCTGACAACGTACAAGTGGCACCACAAGAAGTCGAAGTGAGTTCTTACCTTGTTGGTCAAATTGACTCTAAAGTCGATACCAATGATTTCGGTGATTTCGATCTTTAA
- the lysS gene encoding lysine--tRNA ligase, whose product MSEQEVKELDLHGEMLVRREKLAALRAKGNAFPNQFRRDALAQDLHDKYEAEDGETLKEKAIEVTVAGRIMTRRAMGKATFITLQDMSGKIQLYVARDNLPEGVYAEDVGSWDLGDIIGVKGTLFKTKTNELTVKTTEVQLLTKALRPLPNKFHGLTDMEARYRQRYLDLISNEESRRTFVIRSKVVAGIREFFISKGFMEVETPMLQVIPGGASARPFITHHNALDVDMYLRIAPELYLKRLVVGGFERVFELNRNFRNEGVSVRHNPEFTMLEYYQAYADYHDLMDNTEELLRKLAIDILGTTIVKYGDLEFDFGKPFERITLHDATIKYGADKGIVKEDLYDFDRAKATAERLGIEVQKSWGLGSIVNAIFEEVAEHHLIQPTFLMAHPAEISPLARRNDENPEVTDRFELFIGGREIGNGFSELNDAEDQNERFDAQVAAKEAGDDEAMFKDDDFVVALEHGLPPTAGEGLGIDRLAMLYANAPSIRDVILFPAMRQK is encoded by the coding sequence ATGTCAGAGCAAGAAGTAAAAGAATTAGATCTCCATGGCGAAATGCTCGTTCGCCGTGAAAAATTAGCTGCATTACGCGCAAAAGGTAATGCGTTTCCAAACCAATTTCGTCGTGACGCCCTTGCCCAAGATTTACATGATAAGTACGAAGCTGAAGATGGTGAAACATTAAAAGAAAAAGCCATTGAAGTGACCGTTGCCGGTCGTATTATGACTCGTCGAGCAATGGGTAAAGCCACCTTTATTACCTTGCAAGATATGAGTGGCAAAATTCAATTATATGTTGCTCGTGATAATCTTCCTGAAGGCGTTTATGCAGAAGATGTAGGTAGCTGGGATTTAGGCGATATTATTGGGGTGAAAGGTACACTTTTCAAAACAAAAACCAATGAATTAACCGTTAAAACAACTGAAGTACAACTTTTAACCAAAGCACTTCGTCCATTACCAAACAAATTCCATGGTTTAACAGACATGGAAGCGCGTTATCGTCAACGTTACTTAGATTTAATTTCTAATGAAGAATCTCGTCGTACTTTTGTGATTCGTTCAAAAGTGGTGGCAGGTATTCGTGAATTCTTTATTTCTAAAGGTTTCATGGAAGTTGAAACTCCAATGCTACAAGTGATTCCAGGCGGTGCATCTGCTCGTCCATTTATCACTCACCATAATGCATTAGACGTTGATATGTATCTTCGTATTGCGCCAGAACTTTACTTAAAACGTTTAGTGGTTGGTGGTTTTGAGCGTGTATTCGAATTAAACCGTAACTTCCGTAACGAGGGTGTTTCTGTTCGTCACAACCCAGAATTTACCATGCTTGAATACTACCAAGCTTATGCTGATTATCACGATTTAATGGATAACACCGAAGAATTATTGCGTAAACTCGCGATTGATATTCTTGGTACCACCATTGTGAAATACGGTGATTTAGAATTTGACTTCGGTAAACCATTTGAACGTATTACATTACATGATGCAACTATTAAATACGGTGCAGATAAAGGTATCGTAAAAGAAGATCTTTATGATTTCGATCGTGCAAAAGCAACTGCTGAACGCTTAGGTATCGAAGTACAAAAATCTTGGGGCTTAGGTTCTATTGTGAATGCAATCTTTGAAGAAGTAGCTGAACATCACTTAATTCAACCGACCTTCTTAATGGCGCATCCAGCAGAAATTTCACCACTTGCACGTCGTAACGATGAAAATCCTGAAGTGACTGACCGTTTTGAATTATTCATCGGCGGACGTGAAATTGGTAACGGTTTCTCAGAATTAAACGATGCCGAAGACCAAAACGAACGTTTTGATGCACAAGTTGCAGCAAAAGAAGCGGGTGATGATGAAGCGATGTTTAAAGATGATGACTTCGTTGTTGCACTTGAACACGGCTTGCCACCAACAGCAGGTGAAGGTTTAGGTATCGACCGCTTAGCAATGCTTTATGCTAATGCACCATCTATCCGTGATGTGATCCTATTCCCTGCGATGCGTCAAAAATAA